In Merismopedia glauca CCAP 1448/3, the following proteins share a genomic window:
- the grpE gene encoding nucleotide exchange factor GrpE has protein sequence MSEADKQLENHNPTEAIADDPSTPEVLPVNLTSEDTPVPTDVSSPSDNSETESVTETVSDAGESSISEALISQLNSQIQQQNEQYESVKGQYVRLAADFENFRKRTVKEKEDLEVQIKCTTLGELLSVVDNFERAREQLKPQTDAEMTIHKSYQSVYKQMVDALKKLGVSRMRPEGKEFDPNLHEAVLREPSSEHPEGTIIQELVGGYLIGDRVLRHAMVKVAAAMEPTSAVSNSETEAQTS, from the coding sequence ATGAGCGAAGCAGACAAGCAACTAGAGAATCATAACCCAACAGAAGCGATCGCCGACGATCCCTCAACCCCAGAAGTTCTCCCAGTCAATCTGACTAGTGAGGATACCCCAGTTCCAACCGATGTCAGTTCTCCTTCAGACAATAGTGAGACAGAATCTGTGACTGAGACAGTTTCAGACGCAGGTGAATCATCGATCTCAGAAGCACTTATTTCGCAATTAAATAGCCAAATTCAACAGCAAAATGAGCAGTATGAATCTGTGAAAGGTCAGTATGTCCGTTTAGCCGCAGATTTTGAAAATTTTCGGAAGCGGACAGTCAAAGAAAAAGAAGATCTGGAAGTACAAATCAAATGTACGACTTTAGGTGAGTTACTCAGTGTAGTCGATAACTTTGAGCGCGCTAGAGAGCAACTCAAACCCCAAACCGATGCCGAAATGACGATTCATAAAAGCTACCAAAGCGTTTATAAGCAAATGGTAGATGCCCTGAAAAAGCTAGGAGTATCCAGAATGCGCCCCGAAGGGAAAGAATTCGATCCTAACCTACACGAAGCTGTGTTGCGAGAACCTAGTAGTGAACATCCAGAAGGCACCATAATTCAAGAATTAGTGGGTGGATACTTAATCGGCGATCGCGTCTTACGCCATGCTATGGTCAAAGTCGCAGCAGCAATGGAACCAACTTCGGCGGTTTCTAACTCGGAAACAGAGGCTCAAACTAGTTAG